One Vitis vinifera cultivar Pinot Noir 40024 chromosome 15, ASM3070453v1 genomic window, GGACATGTATGGTGAATGTAGAGCTCTGGTTGAAGCTTGTCGTATGTTTGAGGAAATGGTCAGCAGAGATGCTGTCTCTTGGAATGCAATCATTGCAGCTCATGAGCAGaatggaaatgaagaaaaaacacTTTCCCTATTTGTTTGGATGCTCCAATCAGGGATGAAACCTGATGAGTTCACTTATGGTAGTGTTTTAAAAGCTTGTGCAGGTTGACAAGCTCTGTACTGTGGCATGGAGATCCACAATAGGATTAtaaaagggagaattaccctttAAGGGTAgactaggaaaaaaaattattgaaaaggtTGAGtagatttgataattcttaTGAAGGCCCTACATTTTTATTAGACCAATTTACCCTAAATTTCTCAAATCCATTTACCAATTGAAAAGTACATCTTCTTTCCCAGCAATTATAAAGTAtaagtacaatacaaatgcaatatagttacaatgaaaaaatattaacattacaATAtactaaaatgaaaaaaaatactgaATTCGTTTTTTACTGAACTAACATTTTTAGGCTATCATGttgtattcctatcataaagcatccttgcaagccaaaattataaaaagacaacaaaaatacactattgtaatttcaatacatAAAGTTATTGATAGTAATCCAatgatgtataaaaaaaatctataaattaattttttttatataaaaaaatataaatgtacaataaaaatacactacaattacaatataaatacaataacattacaatacattacgataaggtaaaattttgaaaatttcaaatttcttatgaaactgggcagttgtgggttttttaaaatataaatataaatatacaataaaaaatacactacaattacaatataaatataataacattacgataaggtaaaattttgaaaatttcaaatttcttatgaaacttgGCAGTTGTGGGTTTTTTGGCATATACATGTCtcatatacaacaaatattgttctttattatatagaatatgtctcaattgattataattttcagttttcaatgaaaatccaTGTTCATAAATACCCAAACAAAGTGGTTCCAAACAAgcataaaacaactaaattttttttttcttttaccatGTCAAACAAGTcttaacaacaaaattaaagtgCAAActttttcaatggaaatcaataataatcatatcaaacaacccacccggaaaataaattaaaaataaaaacacatcttcaatatgaccaaaataatataaaaaaatttaaataacattttacacaaaaaaaaagtaatttctttctcaaaacctccttcaatatttcaaatctaatattttagatctacattgttaaaattaataacagttttttccttccatccaaattttaaattatttatttatttatttatttacataaacggacatatttttgtttttttggcattaaaaaaaaaactcttacctttaatggatttcttgttAGATTCACACAAAAATACAAGCTTTGTAGAGACGGTCCATATCATAACCCAAAGTGCTAGAGTTTTTTCATCTTTccctcttttcttcttcaatacTAATAAGTTGCAGCTGGTtaaagaagaattttttttttttttttttactattgcttttcacttattaagggtagtattgacatttaaacaaaataaagattatCATAATTTCACCCTACCCTTCACCCTTGTCGTTCATATGTTTTCCTAACCTACCCTTAAGGTAATTCTCCCATTATACAATCCAGGACGAGATTGGACAGTTTTGTGGGAATTGCTCTTACTAATATGTCCAACAAGTGTGGAATGATGGAAAAGGCATAGAAAGGTGATGAAAAGTGTCGTGTTGGGAATGtgtcttttgcttttatttatttatttttaaatattagtcTAATATTCTGTAAAGAAAACTTTTGAAacgctttttgttttttaatattattgttattataatattataatggTGGGTGTAAACAAGTGCAACTTTtgttttgaatattattatactttttacttttaaatattatatggtGTGTTGaaactaatattttcttaagatATTGAGCCGGAAAGGTTATCATGAATTCATTGGTCCGGATTCATGATTGAATCGTAGTTGAATGGGTTACGCAATAagtatatattttgtatttcattaaaattaaaaataattataaaatatttaaaatatataattaaattttaatattatttattcatttttatgtgAGTGTATTAAtggtttaaatttattaaacaaatttgtGGACTCGTATTTTCACGTGCGTTCCTACTCGATGGTGtgactcgcttttttatttgtttagtgaaaaaattgatttttagaaatagacttggagtcgccacttatttttattttattcttgaagggaaaaacaaaataagaaagaaaaaccctaaatgtgactccttaaggaaaaaaaaaaaaaaacaggtctGTAAAAAATCGAGTCTGAGTTCGgggatcaagttacttattggaaaggtacggtggtgagacgtaacacccctctaagcccataTATATTCAATCTATACTAAACTAATTGAGGGGATTATAGCAATTAACTAATTAAACATGGATACcaaaattaataacataaatcaatatgaacaaaaaagtgataacaaaataaaatgacaacagaattatgcaaattgatttattgaactaattaaaaaaatatttgaaaaaaaattagttttgtgaaaatttcaaaggattttatcaaaaacaattttgaatgggtgatttcaatttatttaattacaaaacattttcttcaagtgatttgattcgatttcatttgtatttaattttcaagaaaagttatttacacttattgtatcaaaaagaatttattacaaaatttcaatttgggcacaaagattatttttacttgtttttactataaaataatgattttttacaattttatttgcaaaagtattttgattcattttcatttctttaaaaaaaaaaaaaagtgattttcacaaattatttaaaacgacataactttatttgcaaaagaaattttaattaaaaagaaaaacaaagatttaaatcctctatttctaaaaaaaacacctttaatcccattttaattaaggaaaaagaatttattttaaaaatatttttagacaatttaattaaaaatttatttttgggataactttatttacaaaacaatttttgaacaatttttattaaacaaagaaaattttggacaatgttattaaaaacaatttttcgaattctattaaaaaaattcttttggatttttctaaatgcatttttgtgaatttttataaataataataaataaataaaattttcttttattaaaaataatatttaaaattgttgttttatcaaaacacatttactgaattcttcctctcgtttaaacaaaatttctattttgttcgatattcaattctgtacacactCAGTAAGTATATACAAACGAATATTTataagaactaataaaaataaaaccaaataaaagtggaaaataaaatatgtacccaaataaacttacaCTAAGCTCCACGTGTCATCAATTCGTACTCAACCAATAAGATTGTAGAATGggctcatgcaaaaacaaaaataacacaaatgtaAATATTCAAAGATGTGCAAAAtcccaaacaaatattcaaacccaaattccgatttcaaattagtcccatAAATTTCGCCAATTTAAAATGAGCCCAAATTACTATAGGTCTTAACCCagaacatccaaattaataacaaaaaatacaaacaaaatcaacaaaacctaaaattggataaattaaaataaatgctACTATGTCTAAACTTAAAATTCCATAATCTAAgtctaatttaatatacaccacaattgtttcatgtccaaattaaataattcaaattggtCAAGCTCATaccaaatattcaaataatccaaTAAATCTCACCCACATTCTGGGCCCCAAAATTCacatcaattaacaagcccacataaaaaatatacatggtCAAGggaaataatatttcaagcccaatccaataagcctaaacaaataacaaattaacaataaacccaaatccaaataaacaatatgcaattgatgTAATCCAAATATCCCAAGTTAATCACTAAATGTAACATAATCACAaaaccaaattaacaaattacaaattaatccatcaacaataaattaactcaaatttcatattaattaacaaaGCCCAAACATAAGCccacaaacaaacataaataCACAAACCTAATTTCAATAACAATTActatcaaaatcaaatcaagaaaaaatttaaaaagtaataacaataataataataataatgggaaaTGGGTTTTACGGGAAAGTGaggaaatgagaaaatgaaagaaaatgggaaggGGTCACCGGCCGGTAGTGGGCTTGCTGGTGGCGGCTGACTGGTGATCTACCGACAGTGGCAGTATAGAGAGAAGACAGggagaaaataaaatgcaaatagGGGGCCGGAAAGATGAAGAGATGAGTGGGGAGCTTGGCTGGTGGTGTTGGGGGGagcataaagaagaaaaaaaaaatgggagaaaggaataaaaaatggGCCAGCGTGTGCTGTTGGGGaggggaaaaaaatcaaaaagaaaatggaagggAGTTTTGCTAGGAAGACGGCCATCGGGTGTGTTTTTAGGAAGagttggaagaaaaagaaaaaaaaaacagagggaAATGGGGCAGCCGTTTTAGGTCTCTTTGGCAGAGACCAAGgttggagaaaaaaatggaagggaGGGGGATTTTGATAGGGGGCCCGCGATGTGGGAATAAGGGAAAAGTGGGGggaaaaaatgggagaaaaatatggggggaaaaaaaagaggggAGATGAGGTGGTGGCCGGTGGTGAGGGGTATGGGAGGAGAGAGAATGAGTGGGTGaaaaagagaggagagaggagagaggagagaggagagaggagagaggagagaggagagagaaaaaaataaaatataatataataaaaaataaataaaataataaaaaatgttgtaTAACTGTGGAcaccgcatttcggctcatgcgtttcccactcgaaggcgagcttgattttgatttcgaaaaatgatctttattgtttaagaaaaattgaattagagtcgccacttatttttgttttatttttaaaaaggtaaacaaaataagaaagaaaaccctaagtgcgactccttattttggaaaaggtgatctatgaaaaaccggattgggttcggggatcaggttacttatcgggaaggtacggtgaagaccatagcacccctctaagtccctaaagtcgggtctctactaataaaatgaagctgatgtggtaattgatgagtaaatcaatgaatatcccgaatgatcatgcacatataagagtcgagacatgcatagacaacaATTAGAGGaaaaatgggtacatacctggaCAACGAACCgccatgcgctatcaatagagagggttagtacaccttatagagcacaaaacatatcacatgcatcactaaGCAGgtattaaaattgttcgaaggaaaactggatttttgaaattcatttgagaatcggaatcttagagattatttgaaaattggattcttaggaattaaatgtaagaatgagaacttttagaaattaaatttgaaagaaaattgggattttgaagaattatttgaaagttcgggatttttaagaaaaattaagttacgAAAATTGGGATTATGGGAGTTAAATTTCGAAAGGGATCAGAATCGTAAGTTATTTGAGGcgtagaaattatgaaagttgatttatgaaaatcggaaatctcaaaaatcatttgaagacggactttttagaaatgaacaaataaaatggtaataaaaataatgatggtAACAAGTGAGTAACTGGGTAAATACGGTAATTGGAACATTAAGAACTGAGAATTAGGTTTGGAGATTGGACACTTGGAATTTTAGatagctaaatttagaaatcggaattttgaagaattagactttaatgattgagatttttaagagaaataaatgggtaaatatggaataattttattaattaatcaaaacgatatttggacggatgaatagtgaatagtgggattttgaaaattaagtttggcAGTCGGGTCTTTGAACAAGTGGactctaattattggaatttttaaaagaaagaaataagcaaacgtggaatttataacaatgataacaaagatgatatttgaatgaataaaagtgaatggtggaattttttagtctcaaggttaaatatgaaaatccggttttgaagaattgaattttaatgattgaaataaataaataaataaacacggagtaataatactaattaaaataaataatgtttaaacgaataataagagaatagtggaatttttctaattgagaatttgaattagggcgttggatttttaaaggatatgactttgaataaataggtaGGTAGGggattataatattaattaacgAGAATAATATTTAGACGAATAAAGatgaatagtagaatttttgggattgaagttttaatTAAGGCAAAGGGTTTTCGAAAGATTGGACTTTGAAAAGACATggaataatgattctaattgatgaggATAGAATTTAgacgaattgtagaatttttaggattgaaaaattaaattaagacatgagatttttgaagaactaggttttaaataaatagatgaatatgggataataatcctgattgatgaaaataagatttaaacgaattagtgaaaaattaaattaaggcaGGGgattttttgaaggattagactttgaataactaaataaacatgggataataattctaattgatgaaaataaggtgtaaacgaattattgaaaaattaagttaagacATGGGATTTTCGAAGGActagactttaaataaataggtaaatagGGGAAGAtaattataatgaaaataagatttaagcgaattgtagaatttttagaattgaaaaattaagttaggGGGGTTAGATCTTCGAGGGATTATactttaaataagtaaatgaatataggatattaattcaaattaaagaaaataacatttagacaaatagtagaattttaggattgaaaattaaattatgacattggatctttttaaaggattggattttgggtaaataaactaatataggatgataatactaattaacgaaaataatcatttaaaacgggataaaaagaatagtggaatttttaggagtttgaaaattaagttaggaCATCGGATTTCTAAAGGGttggattttaaattagtaGATAAATATGGGATACTAACTCTAATGGATGATAAtgagatttgaactaattattgaagaattaaattaagacacaTGATTTCTTCGAAAGCtttagactttaaatagctAGACAATATATGGTAATAACccttaattgatgaaaatgggATTTAAATAGATTATTGAAAGATTAGATTAGGATATGGGATTTTTCAAGGATTAGAATTTAACTTTGATGactgagatttttaaaagatgataaatagATGCGTACGAggtaataataatgattaacaATCATAATGTTTAAACTAGtgaaattgaataatataagcttcaagataaaaaaaaataattaacaataataatttttcttttaattgtcttTAAGACGAGTTAACTAAATGGGTAAAAACAGGGTAACAAATAAAAGGGaatgatttgattaattaattatggatattagaggttttgttttcttttaaaaaggaTTATTTAGGAATTGGGCAGCCTGATGGGCTAACTTGAAGTGGGCATGGGCCACTTTGATAAGGGAAATTGGCATAAGGCCTTCATCAATGTAAATGGGCCTAggctccaacttaagcccaGGTCCAATGACATCAATGGGCAAGACTCAAGGCTCCATCTTCAGCATAGGcttgggcctgggctccaaATTCAGACCCAAGCCCAAAGCCATCATGGGCAAAAACCAAGCCCGTCACCAACACAAGCTCCTTCACAGCCCAAGGCCTCTCTTTCCATCTGGGTAACTCTTTCAGGCGAAGCCTCCACCAGCAGCGGCGTAGAAGAGAGGGGCAGGGACGGCGGCGCCGGGACGGAGAGAGGAAAGCCGTGGCGGCGGTTGTGCTGAAGCTAGTGACTGCTCACACTTCTCTGGACAAAACTCGGTCTCAGAGTGGAGTAACTCGTGGTGAGGGAGCTTGAGGAGTCGCCGCTGCTGCAAGTGTTGTCGACGTCGGAGTTGGGAGGCAGCAGAGCGTTGGAGATGGAGATGGAGTCGAAGTCGTTGACCgcggagagagagagatgagaagGAGGAGGCGGAGCTATGGGAAGGATGAAGGGAGGAGAAGCCCCAATGCCGCCATTGATTCAGCCGACTGAGCGAGCTTGAGGACGTGGGTATGAAAGGTGGCGGCCATGCATGGCTATGCATGGCTATGCCTGGCCTTGCGAGAGTGAGGGGAATGGGTGTAATGGGCAtggaaaatgggtttgaaaGACATGGGTATCTTTAGTGGACCAGGTGGCAGGAAGAATGGATTTGTGACCATTAGAATATGGTAATGAAATTATGAGGGATAAATGGTGGGTGACAGGTAAGCGGAATGGAGAGATGAGTTAGATAGACGGATGATGGGTAGGATGGAGTAAGAGGTGACTAATGAGGTGCGCCAATAACAGGGTGCGGAGAGAGATAAACCGGCTGAAGGGATTCAAGATGATAGGTATATGAGATAGAGATGTTGTCATGTGGTggtcatgaaaaaaaatgggtatCTATATGGATACGTGCATGGAGATAATGGGATTAGTAGCGGATGCTCCCCGTCCCATTCAGTGGCTGCAACCATGACCAAAATAGTTCTCACTGCCATCACAATAACAAATGACACCAAGGAGAAGTTGCTGGTCTTTATTCCTCGCCGGTCTTTCCAGGTTCCAGTAACAGAGGAACACAAATGGCAGAGAAGGAGCCAAaacccaaaagaaaacaaagggaATGATAATAAAAGGAGAATAAAGCAAAAATGAACTTGAGTGTATCACGCCTCCTTTCAGGTGATATCCATGAGCTGGTTCGGGTGAGGAAACCTCAAGCTAGCGTTACAAAATACATGAGAAATAGAGTCCCATTAACTCCAAGCCAAACCATAAGGATAACAGCAAGATCGACAACAACAACTAGAAaatgatccaaaaaaaaaaaatcaacgaGATTCAACATATAATCCAACCCAACTGATGAGCAATGCAAAACAAACCAAAATGAGAAAAGGTTGAGAAGAATATGAATCAAAGTAAGCAAGAAAATCGCCTCAAACTCACCTGCAGCTACTCCCTTCCTATTCTCGCCTTCTTCCAGCTTCACTCTCAAGATCcccatttttctcttctttttttttctctttgtggCCGCAGGTGCTATCTTCCCGGGCAAGCCATTACCTCCCTTTGCTGTTCATCACATCAGCAGCATGGCTTCTCTCCCATCGTCAGCATGGCCGGCCGGCCATCACGTCTTGCTACACATCCAATTTGGCTTTCTCCAGCAGCAAAGGgccccccacccccccccctTATCCTAGGTGTCGCCAGCTCCTCCAGGTGGCGAGGCATCATCCTTGTCTTTGCTCTCTTAAGGGGATCTACAATAACATATTGCACCACTTATCCTAACTAATGCTGGGTTAGGCATACAATAAGATATATCCTCTCATCTTTTCTTCAATCTCATTCTATATCTAGAAAACCAAACATTACCAAAGAGTTTTTGtattttgtatattaaatagaagtcacaattatatatatatatatatttttctaaataataaaagaagtgtatccaaacaaGCATGATGTagtataattttgaaaatgaaattgtttATGGGGTTATAATATttggtggtgtttatttttttgactttttgttgaaaataatttgttttcagaatttagattgtttgtttttttactttttcataacttattataaactttttactaaatagaaaaagtcaaaatatgtaattttttctaaatagaaaaaataacatattgattttttttactttttaatacttaataaaaataaaatactaaaaaaacaaacaatctaatatttaacactattaaacattaacattctatttagaattaagtaaaaaaacaaacacctagATTTCATTAATCCCGTATATTCAACATAAGATTGAAACATTTTGTTGCATGCTAAAAAGAGCTGAATATTTATGATGATTAGCTGATGACCCTTTGACCGGTTCTTCAGTAAGAAAGAAGAGAATCGGGCCTCTCTTTATGACACttggaaatataaaaatagcGCACACACAGTGAATCAGGGCATGTATCATTTTGATTCTTATTCATACTACTTCATGGACTCTAAATCTCTGTTATAAGCGATGTGAAGTGGTTCATTTAGATGCTGCTGCTGCAAGTTTGGCATCACGAAGGGCCTGGAACTTGGCAATCATCTTGTCTCGAGGTGGCCAGTTGTCCTTGATTATTGGAGAATCCGCAAAGTCTTTCATCCACGTCGACAACAATGGAAACTTGTCTTCACCCACAATTTTCAGGCCAGCTACATCTTCCAATATGCTGATCAAGTTAGCAAGCCAACCCAATGCAAGATCAACAAACCCAATCCTTTCTCCACCAAAGAACTTCTTTCCCCTGAGTTCTTCTTCCAAGAACTGGAGGTTCTCCATGGCTTCAACCATAGCTTCCTCCTGCTCTTTACCTTCCTTAACGAAGACACCCCAAAAAATTGATGTAAAAACCTGcatccaaaacaaaataaatgaatatggatcaatatatatatatatatatacaaggcctTTTCCAATTCCGTTTCAACCAAGGAACAACCTTTATCATCACCAAATTTGGCCCAGAAGCGGGCCATGGCTTTCTCGTAAGGGTCTTCAGGCAACAAGGGAGTTTCCTTCCATGTCTCATCAATGTATTCAAGAATGACATACGATTCAGCGATCGGTTTTCCATTGTGTACAAGAACTGGAACCTTTTTGTGGGTAGGATTATACTGGAGAAGTGAAGGGCTCTTGTTGGAGAGATCTTCAAATATGGTTTCATACTCTACGCCTTTGATTTTGAGAGCCCAAACAATCCTCAGAGCAAAAGGACTTGACCATGTTCTGAAAAGTTTCACTTCTTCCGCCATAATGTTTTGATATCTGTAAATGAAATAGCAGCTGAGCCTTTATGTATGCATTTAGGCTGTGAAATTTACACAATACGAGTTCTTTCAAAATACATCCAAGCAAAGTAGAAATATTCAAACATCATAGCTGACGTTTGGAAAATGAAAGTAATGTCGAAACATTAGTGATGACGctgggaaaatgaaaaagtaataAAAGCAAACCTCAAACAAAAGCCTTCTTCGCTATGTTTTGAAGTCTTTGGACTGATTAATTATTACTTTTAGTCACATGGTGGACCACTTCGTAAGGATGTGTGTCACGACTCAAATTCTAGGCAGCCCAAAACTTAATCCATGACCTTAGGTCAAAGGTTTTTAGGCAACCCAGAACTTGACCCATAACcctaggtcaaaggtttgatTCCAATGATTTTTCTTAATCCAAGCTGACAGTTAACCAAAGCACcgtggatttttttatttttttttctaaaaataattcaccCCAAAACTTCCTCCAACTAAAGCTCAATATACAAACCAATACTCAATAACAACAAGAGAtagtattatatttttattttttttatatttttattattgaaatggCAGCCTAAAGGTGGACAGCGTTTTCCTCCTCTCAGCCGACTTCCCCCTTCTGTaactttttctcctttctccttctatttctttttaaaacacCACATCACAGTGCACgcaacttttatatatatatatatatatatatatatatatatatatatatatatatatatatatatattatttatttagtttttccctcttttttttcaattcaatttattttcttttcttaattttatttttcaactacagtttacaaataaattatcaaacactaacataaatatttttaagtttctctaatttattaataattaatttaatttaatttttaattaaataattttaattttttttcgtttatgtttttaatttttttaaaaatttcaatttctttataGATCTGCATTTTTTACTTATGTCCCCACTTGACGGCAAAAAAAGTCTAACTGTGattcctgaaaaaaaaaaaaggtctgtgaaaaatcaaAGTCTGAATTTAGGGGTCAAGTTATccattgggaaggtacaatAGTGAGTCGTAACATTCCTTTAAGCTCGTACACATATGGTTTCTACTACCAAATATAGAAAATTGTGAacaaatcaatatacacaaaaatgatgataaaatctaattataacaatgcacaaaataaatgacaagagaattataaaaaatgatttattgaactaattaacaaaaattcaaaaataagtttttcaatgaatttcaaaggattttattaaaaacatttttgaatgaatgattttaatttaattttttacaaacaaaaagtttaaatttatttgcaacaaattatttgattgaatttcatttgtattcaatttttaagaaaattatttatgtttattgttgctaaaagaatttattaaaaataatttcataaaaaaaaaaaagaatttgattttatttataagaaaatgatttttatttaactttgcTTGGAAATGAATTGttagaattttatttacaaaaacatttcaatttaatttatatttagaaGAAGATAccttttataaatttatctagCAAGGATATTTCAATTAAACAAAGAAgacttttacaattttatttacaaaaaacatcaaaattcaatctaattttattcatacaaaaagagattattaataggaaaatgaatttttacaaaattattacaaaaatgtttcaatccccttttatttaccaaaatttgtttgttgtttgattttatta contains:
- the LOC109121543 gene encoding probable glutathione S-transferase isoform X2, with the translated sequence MAEEVKLFRTWSSPFALRIVWALKIKGVEYETIFEDLSNKSPSLLQYNPTHKKVPVLVHNGKPIAESYVILEYIDETWKETPLLPEDPYEKAMARFWAKFGDDKGCSLVFTSIFWGVFVKEGKEQEEAMVEAMENLQFLEEELRGKKFFGGERIGFVDLALGWLANLISILEDVAGLKIVGEDKFPLLSTWMKDFADSPIIKDNWPPRDKMIAKFQALRDAKLAAAASK
- the LOC109121543 gene encoding probable glutathione S-transferase isoform X1, with the protein product MKPYLKISPTRALHFSSIILPTKRFQFLYTMENRSLNRMSFLNTLMRHGRKLPCCLKTLTRKPWPASGPNLVMIKVFTSIFWGVFVKEGKEQEEAMVEAMENLQFLEEELRGKKFFGGERIGFVDLALGWLANLISILEDVAGLKIVGEDKFPLLSTWMKDFADSPIIKDNWPPRDKMIAKFQALRDAKLAAAASK